In the genome of Pseudomonas sp. B33.4, the window CCCTGGCCGCCCACGGCATCCAGCACGTGCGCACCCACGTCGACGTCACCGACCCGCAACTCACCGCGCTCAAAGCCATGCTCGAAGTGCGCGAAGAAAGCCGTCACCTGATCGACCTGCAAATCGTCGCGTTCCCGCAGGAGGGCATCGAGTCGTTCCGCAACGGGCGCGAGCTGATGGAAGAAGCGATCCGCATGGGTGCGGACGTGGTCGGCGGCATTCCGCATTTCGAGTACACCCGCGATCAGGGCGTCAGTTCGGTGAAGTTCCTGATGGACCTGGCCGAGCGCACCGGCTGCCTGGTCGATGTGCATTGCGACGAAACCGACGACCCGCATTCACGCTTCCTCGAAGTGCTCGCCGAAGAAGCACGCAGCCGCGACATGGGCGCACTGGTCACCGCCAGCCACACCACGGCGATGGGTTCTTACGACAACGCTTACTGCGCGAAACTGTTCCGTTTGCTCGGGCATTCCGGGATCAGTTTTGTCTCCTGCCCGACCGAAAGCATCCACCTGCAAGGACGCTTCGACAACTTCCCCAAACGCCGGGGTGTAACCCGCGTGAATGAGCTGCTCGAAGCCGGGATGAACGTGTGTTTCGGCCAGGATTCCATCGTCGACCCGTGGTATCCGCTGGGCAACGGTAACATCCTGCGCGTGCTCGAAGCCGGGCTGCACATCTGCCATATGCTCGGTTATCGCAACCTGCAGAGTGCGCTGGATCTGGTCACCGACAACAGTGCCAAAGCGATGCACTTGGGCGAGCGTTATGGTCTGGAACAGGGGCGTCCGGCGAATCTGCTGATTCTGTCGGCGGACAGCGATTACGAGGTGATCCGCAGTCAGGGCTTGCCGTTGTATTCGATTCGCGGTGGCAAGGTGTTGATGAAGCGGCAGATGCCGGTGGTGGAGTTTGCCCCGCAACTGATTTGAACGAACTTAAAAGACAAGCCCGAAAACCACGTCTTTCGGGCTTGACTGATGGCACTTCGCCAAGAAACATTCTGAATCACTTCCTTTTTACCCTTATAGACCGGGGACCTCCTCCCATGTGCGCAACTTTTTGCGCAACTTTTTCCCTTTAACATCCAGCTCCTGTCTGCGTTCTCCAGACCGATGCAAAACGCCCGTGGATGACCGGCGTAAATCTCAAGGAGCCCGAGATGTTCAACCCCGCTAACGAAACCCACTTCAGCCTCAAGGTCGAAGACTACGTCGGCGACCTGCAAGTGCTGTCGTTCACCGGCACCGAAGGCATCAGCCAGCCGTTTCGTTTCGACCTCGAACTGGTCAGCGAAAACCCTGATCTGGACCTGGAGCAGCTGCTGCACAAGCAGGCGTTTCTCGCATTCGATCCACAAGGCTCGGGCATCCACGGCCAGATCTACCGCGTCGCCCAAGGCGATGCCGGCAAGCGCCTGACCCGCTACAAAGTGTCGATGGTGCCGCAACTGCAATACCTGCATCACCGCACCAACCAGCGCATCTACCAACAGATGTCGGCGCCGAAAATCATCGCGCTGATCCTCGACGAACACGGGATCAAGGGCAACGCCTACAGCTTTCAGCTCAGCCAGCCGTGCCCGGATCGCGACTACTGCGTGCAATACGACGAAACCGACCTGCACTTCGTCCAGCGCCTGTGCGAAGAGGAAGGCATTCACTACCACTTCCAGCACAGCGAAAAAGGCCACCTGCTGGTGTTCGGCGACGACCAGACCGTGTTCCCCGACCTCGGCCAGCCGACTGCGTACGTGCAAGGCAGCGGCATGGTCGCCGAAGAACCGGTGATCAAAGGCTTCAAACTGCGCCTGGAAACCCGCACCAGCCGCACCACCCGCCGCGACTACGACTTCGAAAAACCGCGTCTGCAAATGGAAGCCGCCTACAAACCCGAAGGCGAGAGCACTGAGCCGGATCTCGAAGACTACGACTACCCCGGCCGTTTCATCGACCGCGCCCGTGGCAGATTCCTCAGCCAGCGCGCCCTAGAGCGCCACCGCGCCGACTACCGCCAGGCCGAAGGTCGCGGCGACCAGACCAAACTGGTCAGCGGCCACTTCATGGCCATGTCCGACAACCCGCGCAGCGAGTGGAACGACCTGTGGCTGCTCACCGAAATCGTCCACGAAGGCAAGCAGCCGCAAGTCCTCGAAGAAGGCGTGACCAGCGACACCACCGACAACAAAGACGACTTCCACCAAGGCTACCGCAACACCTTCCTCGCCACCCCGTGGGACGTGTTCTACCGCCCGGCCCTCGAACACCCGAAACCGCGCGTCCTCGGCAGTCAGACCGCCATGGTCACCGGCCCCAAAGGCGAAGAAATCCACTGCGACCCATACGGCCGCATCAAAGTCCAGTTTCACTGGGACCGCGAAGGCCTCGCCGACGACAAAACCAGCTGCTGGCTGCGCGTCTCCAGCTCCTGGGCCGGCGACCGCTACGGCGCCATCAGCATCCCGCGCATCGGCATGGAAGTCCTCGTCACCTTCCTCGAAGGCGACCCCGACCAACCCCTCGTCACCGGCTGCCTGTATCACAAGGAAAACCCGGTGCCGTATGCCCTGCCGGCGAACAAAACCCGCAGCGTGTTCAAAACGCTCAGCTCACCGGGGGGCGGCGGTTACAACGAACTGCGCATTGAAGACAAGAAAGGTGCCGAACAGATCTACATCCACGCCCAGCGCGATTGGGATGAAAACGTTGAGCATGACCAGAAGATTCGGGTCGGCAATGAGCGTCACGACACGGTGGTGAAGAACACTTACACCGAGCTCAAGGCTGAAGAACACCGCACCACGATTTCCGATCGCAAGATTGAAGTCAAAGCCAACGATCACCTGACCGTTGGCCAGAACCAGCACGTCAAACTCGGCACCGCCCAACTGACCAGCGCTGGCCAGGAAATCCATCTCAGGGCTGGCGATAAAATGGTGATTGAGGCCGGTACGGAGCTGACGATCAAGGCCGGCGGCAGCTTCATCAAACTCGATGGCGGCGGCATCACCGTGATCGGGCCAGTGGTGAAAATCAATGCCGGGGGTGCGGCGGGAAGTGGTTCGGGGATTGCGATACTGCTGCCAAAACTGCCGGTACCTCCGCCGTCAGCCAAGCCCGGCAATCTGCTCGGCAGAGCCCAACCCGGCGTGCTCGAACCACCGCCGGAACCAAAGGAGTATTTCTTCGACATCAAGTTGACCGATGTACCGGGTGACGAAGGTTTCCCGTTGGCGCACACAGCCTGGTCTATCGTTCAGGACGGCGAAGAAGCCCCGCTGCTCGAAGGTCAGACTGACGATGACGGACGGGTCAATATCGATGATGCGCAGCGCTTGAAATTGTCCAAAGCCTATGCGACCAAGGGAGCCTTGTGGCTGTGTTATCCGGGACAGCGGGTGCCGGTGGTGCTGCACGACGAACCATCGGATGCCGACAAGGAACGCTTTGCCCTCGCCGCCCTCGACTTCCACGACAGCGCCAAAAAAGGCCGGATCAGCACCGCGAACAGTGAACGCAGCAAACAGGATCTGCTCGCCGACGGCGATCTGTACAGCCAGTTGCAAACCAGGGACGAATGAGCATGACGGACTCCGCAACGCCTTATAACGGCATTCGCCACAAAGAAATCAGCCAGATCAACACGGCCGCCGGCAAAGCCCTGCCCGCCGTCAATGCGCCAGACTTTTTCATTCAGGACACGTCCGCCTTCGCCCCCAAACGCAGTGGCAACAAGGTGCGTTTTTTCACCACTGGCGAGGACTACTACAAGGATCTAGCCAAGGAAATTGCCAAGGCTGAAACCTCGATTTTCATTACCGGTTGGCAGGTAAACTATGACGTGACCCTGGACGGCAAGCAGACCTTGTGGGAGTGCTTGTACAACGCCCTCAAAGCGCACTCGTCACTGAAAGTGTTTGTCATGCCATGGCTGAGTCCGGCGGCAAGCGTCGGCACCCATGACTTCGAAACCATGCTCGCGGTTTTCCAGCTCAACGCCGGGCTGAAGGTGCCGCGCGCCTTCTGTACACCGGCCATCCAGCAAAGCGACATGAAGGGCTTGGGCTCGACGTTTTCCCACCACCAGAAGTGCGTAGTGATCGACAACAAGATCGGTTATGTCGGCGGTATCGACCTGGCGTATGGGCGTCGCGACGACAACAACTTCAGCCTGGATGCCAGCGACCGCAAGGGCAATGACGCGTACAACCCGGGGATTCCGCATCTGGGCTGGATGGACATGAACAAGCACGTCAGTCGAGCCGGCCTGCTGTTGGGCACACTGTTCGACCTGTCCAAGCCCACTGTCGACCTCTCTGTCGGCTCGCTCAAGATTCCTGTGGCAAACCGCGCGGAGGCCATCAATAGCGTGACTCGTCTGCAGAATTTTTTTTTCAGCCCCGGATTGCCGATCATCGAGCAAGGAGCAAAGGCCTTTAACACTGCCAAAGCTGTCGCAGGCAACTTCGACCCTCTGGCCGGCGCAAGAAAATACCTGAGCGATGCACTCATTCGACAAATCAGCGCGCTGATCAAACACAACTGGAAAAGACTGCCAATCGCAGAGCCCCTGCAAAGCCAGATGAAAGTTTGGATTGGGCAAGTCGAAAATACCAAAGGCCGCCTGCAAACTGCCCTGCGTCTGAAGAGCTATGAGCTGATCAACAATTGGATGAGTTCAACCGATCTCGGGCGTATGGTCGCCATGTTCTGCGACAAGGGCTTCGACGCCATGCCAGCCGACAAAATGGGTTGGCTAAACGACGTCAATCAGGTCGCAAGCTCGCTTATGGGCCATCTATATGTTCTGTTTCAGCACCGATTGGAGAGCCATGCCGAACCCTATCAGTACCTGAAACATACACCTCAGCCGCTCGCGTCTGCAGATTACAGTCGTCTGGGTGACGACCAGCCCCGCATGCCGTGGCAGGACGTTCACAGTCGCATCGAAGGCCCATCGGTCTATGATTTGTCACGAAATTTCATTGATCGCTGGAACGGGCAGCAAACCTATATTGCCGACATCAAAAGCCTTGAAAAGACGGATGTCGTCGTGGCGCTGATGGAATGGCTCAACACGTTGACCAAGCAGGCCGGCCTGGCCCATCACCTGGACAGCAACAATCGCCTGCAACTGAACCTGCCGATGCCCAAACCGGTGTGGATCAATCAGCCCGCCTTCCTGCCGACGCCGCCGCAAGCCCTTACAGGCAAGGTCAGTGTGCAGGTGTTGCGCAGTGCTTCGGCGACGATGACTGCACAGGAAGCCAAAGG includes:
- the codA gene encoding cytosine deaminase, with amino-acid sequence MHIINARLRNQEGLHELHLEDGLIHSIARQTEAPTLGPDDLDAGGNLVVPPFVEPHIHLDATLTAGEPRWNMSGTLFEGIECWGERKVTITEEDTKTRAKKTIQTLAAHGIQHVRTHVDVTDPQLTALKAMLEVREESRHLIDLQIVAFPQEGIESFRNGRELMEEAIRMGADVVGGIPHFEYTRDQGVSSVKFLMDLAERTGCLVDVHCDETDDPHSRFLEVLAEEARSRDMGALVTASHTTAMGSYDNAYCAKLFRLLGHSGISFVSCPTESIHLQGRFDNFPKRRGVTRVNELLEAGMNVCFGQDSIVDPWYPLGNGNILRVLEAGLHICHMLGYRNLQSALDLVTDNSAKAMHLGERYGLEQGRPANLLILSADSDYEVIRSQGLPLYSIRGGKVLMKRQMPVVEFAPQLI
- the tssI gene encoding type VI secretion system tip protein TssI/VgrG, coding for MFNPANETHFSLKVEDYVGDLQVLSFTGTEGISQPFRFDLELVSENPDLDLEQLLHKQAFLAFDPQGSGIHGQIYRVAQGDAGKRLTRYKVSMVPQLQYLHHRTNQRIYQQMSAPKIIALILDEHGIKGNAYSFQLSQPCPDRDYCVQYDETDLHFVQRLCEEEGIHYHFQHSEKGHLLVFGDDQTVFPDLGQPTAYVQGSGMVAEEPVIKGFKLRLETRTSRTTRRDYDFEKPRLQMEAAYKPEGESTEPDLEDYDYPGRFIDRARGRFLSQRALERHRADYRQAEGRGDQTKLVSGHFMAMSDNPRSEWNDLWLLTEIVHEGKQPQVLEEGVTSDTTDNKDDFHQGYRNTFLATPWDVFYRPALEHPKPRVLGSQTAMVTGPKGEEIHCDPYGRIKVQFHWDREGLADDKTSCWLRVSSSWAGDRYGAISIPRIGMEVLVTFLEGDPDQPLVTGCLYHKENPVPYALPANKTRSVFKTLSSPGGGGYNELRIEDKKGAEQIYIHAQRDWDENVEHDQKIRVGNERHDTVVKNTYTELKAEEHRTTISDRKIEVKANDHLTVGQNQHVKLGTAQLTSAGQEIHLRAGDKMVIEAGTELTIKAGGSFIKLDGGGITVIGPVVKINAGGAAGSGSGIAILLPKLPVPPPSAKPGNLLGRAQPGVLEPPPEPKEYFFDIKLTDVPGDEGFPLAHTAWSIVQDGEEAPLLEGQTDDDGRVNIDDAQRLKLSKAYATKGALWLCYPGQRVPVVLHDEPSDADKERFALAALDFHDSAKKGRISTANSERSKQDLLADGDLYSQLQTRDE
- a CDS encoding phospholipase D-like domain-containing protein, whose amino-acid sequence is MTDSATPYNGIRHKEISQINTAAGKALPAVNAPDFFIQDTSAFAPKRSGNKVRFFTTGEDYYKDLAKEIAKAETSIFITGWQVNYDVTLDGKQTLWECLYNALKAHSSLKVFVMPWLSPAASVGTHDFETMLAVFQLNAGLKVPRAFCTPAIQQSDMKGLGSTFSHHQKCVVIDNKIGYVGGIDLAYGRRDDNNFSLDASDRKGNDAYNPGIPHLGWMDMNKHVSRAGLLLGTLFDLSKPTVDLSVGSLKIPVANRAEAINSVTRLQNFFFSPGLPIIEQGAKAFNTAKAVAGNFDPLAGARKYLSDALIRQISALIKHNWKRLPIAEPLQSQMKVWIGQVENTKGRLQTALRLKSYELINNWMSSTDLGRMVAMFCDKGFDAMPADKMGWLNDVNQVASSLMGHLYVLFQHRLESHAEPYQYLKHTPQPLASADYSRLGDDQPRMPWQDVHSRIEGPSVYDLSRNFIDRWNGQQTYIADIKSLEKTDVVVALMEWLNTLTKQAGLAHHLDSNNRLQLNLPMPKPVWINQPAFLPTPPQALTGKVSVQVLRSASATMTAQEAKGRNRAKVNLPLPPGINAGGVQANCHSAMLQTISSAQHFIYIENQFFQTDFGDEGELPAGQALSGPMASLRDPSTLNRNFVARIKLKEALKDQDFTLIDWKEVDAISQQPGSEARKFIDGFLKIWQTNAQGWLTRKLGKEQKLTNGIGKALADRIGRAISENRPFHVYMILPVHPEGALNVLNLMHQVHLTMQSLVFGEQSLVKRIQRHMALKTMMDRGASREEAAKIIERRDTFGQPVYAQQDWTKYLTLLNLRTWHTFKSGRVVTEQIYVHSKLLIADDRVAILGSANINDRSLYGMRDSELAVIVRDSEPTPVMLDGKATHQVGKSINKLRRDLWKKHFALGLTTGSVKPASDLAKYLDQPAAEKTWREIQSQARQNTAAYNQSFGFIPRNKSGKQAASIWPTWTYRDPDNARLGGQLVAPMPYETGFWKSDTWTKEPAYVPPVGIKGFITELPIKWTLHENNNSGLNITILANVPDKNDDDRALASIDAPSQEGIKHS